TATACTACTTACTCCACATTGGCTACCTGCTGTTTTAGCCTATCTATTTCAACCTTTATTTCCACTGCCCACTTGGATAGTTCTGGCATCTTGTTGCCGAGGGTGTTTATCTCTCTGTGCATCTCCTGAAGCAAAAAGTCTAATCTCCTTCCTACTTCCTCTTCCGAATTTAAAAGATTTTCAAATCTTTCAAGGTGAACCTTAAACCTTGTTAGTTCCTCCTCTATGTCCATCTTTGAGAGTAAAAACACTATCTCATTTAGCACCGTAGGGTTTTCTTCCGGGAGACCCAGCTCTTTAGCCCTTTCCAAAACCCTGTGCCTTAGCCTTTCCAAAACCTCTTCTTTTCTTTCCAAAATCTGGGTTAAATTTGCCTTTATGATCTTTATTCTTTCTGTGAAGTCTTCTTTGAGTTTTCTACCTTCTTCCTCTCTGCTTTGAACTAACTCCCTTAAAGCTTGAAAGAGTGCCTGATTTACAAGGGACTTTATCTCTTCGCTTAGTTCTTCCTCCTTTTTTTCAGCGTATCTTAGGGACGCATAAAAAGCCATATCATCCGATAGGTTTATGTTTAACTCTTGAGATAGAGATTTAAAGGTTTGGAAGGTTCTTATCAAACTCTGCAAATCTAAAGGGCTCTTTTCCAGCTTAGGCTCAATCTGTATTATTAGACTTACAGTACCTCTTTTGATGTAGTCTTTTAGAAAATTCCTTATATCAAGTTCAAATTCATATAGGGGCATGTTTGACTTTATGGAAATTTCAAGACCCTTTGAGTTGAGTGTTCTAATAAATACCACTGCCCTCCAGTTCTCGTTTTCCGAAACCCCCTTCCCTACTCCTGTCATACTGCGCACTTTTAACCCCCACCATATTCAGTGCTTTCCGACTCTGCTACAAACTCCTCTATCATATCTTTGATAAGTTTGGTAAGCTCTGTAATGTCCTTCTCCAGATAATACTCAAAAAGTTCTATTATCCTTGTCCGGTTACGTTGCTCGTCTATGTAAAAATGTACTCTTATGTAAGGGATTTCTTTCTTTAACTCAAAATCTTCTTGGTCGGGCAATACAAGCTCAACCTCCACCTCTGGGCCAAAAAGTCCCTCGTTTTCAAAGTATGTCTTTATCGTCAAAAGTTTGTCCTCATAATTTCTCCAGTTAAACATCTTCAACTATTTCCAGTTGGGAAAAGATGAAGCTTATTTCATACTGAGCGGATTCTGGGGAGTCAGAAGCGTGTATGGCATTTTTCCCTTTATCTGTACCAAAGAGCGCTCTGATGGAGTTTGGAGCTATCCTTCTGGCTTCCTCGCTATCGGTTGGTCCTATTATCTCCCTCACTCTTCTTATAGCATCTTCACCTTCCAAAACACAGGCAACCACGGGACCAGAGCTCATAAACTCCACAAGTTCTTTGTAGAACGGCCTTTCCTTATGGACTATGTAAAATCCTTTGGCTTTTTCTTCAGTAAATCGGAAAAGCTTCATGGCTAAAATTTTAAAACCTTCTGAGATAAACCTATCAAGTATTTTACCCGTCGCTCCCT
Above is a genomic segment from Thermocrinis jamiesonii containing:
- the ndk gene encoding nucleoside-diphosphate kinase; translated protein: MAKERTLIIIKPDAFEKGATGKILDRFISEGFKILAMKLFRFTEEKAKGFYIVHKERPFYKELVEFMSSGPVVACVLEGEDAIRRVREIIGPTDSEEARRIAPNSIRALFGTDKGKNAIHASDSPESAQYEISFIFSQLEIVEDV
- a CDS encoding YicC family protein — translated: MTGVGKGVSENENWRAVVFIRTLNSKGLEISIKSNMPLYEFELDIRNFLKDYIKRGTVSLIIQIEPKLEKSPLDLQSLIRTFQTFKSLSQELNINLSDDMAFYASLRYAEKKEEELSEEIKSLVNQALFQALRELVQSREEEGRKLKEDFTERIKIIKANLTQILERKEEVLERLRHRVLERAKELGLPEENPTVLNEIVFLLSKMDIEEELTRFKVHLERFENLLNSEEEVGRRLDFLLQEMHREINTLGNKMPELSKWAVEIKVEIDRLKQQVANVE